From Chryseobacterium gallinarum, one genomic window encodes:
- a CDS encoding TonB-dependent siderophore receptor, with translation MKKTIISASLLAVTMLWAQEADTIKVAEIQSVSLKGTQNYRTKKSESIARLPLENLENPTVYNLVPKEIISEMSAIDFNTAMASAPGVVVNNSVNDNGNDIFLRGFSSNASFRNGLTQNPRVQSEIANIERVEVIKGPSGTLFGGTLANYGGVVNVITKKPQENFGGIISYTTGSWGMNRITADVNTPLNKEKTALARFNVAAYSQDSFQDAGYNKGVFFSGSILYKVSDKTTVTLDTEFHAPEKTLNAYVRQSEKLTLRSMKDLAGAHDRSFTSNDIGSKRTNFVTMAEVTHKFNDRWTSRTSYQRGEANENEAIFLVLNYLNNNSVSRSIRPFDSYKITTDNIQQNFIGDFKIGKLRNRLVVGIDYFQQTSKNQYPMFKVGSSSSVFAPYPLNGVFTDSYGTPEGNDIVMLDDSSPWTSISRDVIKRLPRSGTMYDVNKVTTFSVYASDVLNITDHLLVMASLRMDNYKNNNIITNGVEGKGKYTQTQFAPKFGLVYEIIKNEISFFANYVNGFKNVAPTRDPRDKSGNTFIEYKPEQGNQFEAGFKVDLFGKKLLTTVSYYNMKIKNRLIADPSGISGLYLQDGNIKNQGFEIDVVANPVKGWNIIAGYGYNDNKFDDRSRDAGKRSAWTPKHVANFWTSYKILDGTYEGLGFGAGFNFVDKTYINITNHFLAPSYTTAGATIFYDKKKYRIGLKMNNALNQTYWNFYGQPQKPREILANFAFKF, from the coding sequence ATGAAAAAAACTATTATTTCTGCATCTTTATTGGCAGTAACCATGCTATGGGCTCAGGAAGCCGATACCATTAAAGTAGCTGAAATCCAATCCGTATCCCTTAAGGGAACCCAGAATTACAGAACGAAGAAATCAGAATCAATAGCAAGACTTCCTTTAGAAAACCTGGAAAATCCCACGGTGTATAACCTGGTTCCAAAGGAAATCATCAGTGAAATGAGTGCCATCGATTTTAATACAGCCATGGCTTCTGCCCCTGGAGTAGTAGTGAATAACAGTGTCAACGACAACGGAAATGATATTTTCCTGAGAGGCTTCAGTTCAAATGCCAGTTTTAGAAATGGATTAACACAAAATCCCAGAGTCCAGTCAGAAATAGCAAACATTGAAAGAGTAGAAGTAATTAAAGGGCCATCAGGAACCTTATTTGGGGGAACATTGGCCAATTATGGCGGTGTAGTGAATGTGATCACCAAAAAGCCACAGGAAAATTTCGGTGGAATTATCAGTTATACCACAGGAAGCTGGGGAATGAACAGGATTACAGCAGATGTAAATACCCCTTTAAATAAAGAGAAAACAGCATTGGCAAGATTCAATGTGGCGGCATATTCCCAGGACTCTTTTCAGGATGCCGGTTACAACAAAGGAGTGTTTTTCTCAGGAAGCATCCTGTATAAAGTAAGTGATAAAACAACAGTAACACTGGATACCGAATTCCATGCCCCGGAAAAAACACTAAATGCCTATGTAAGGCAGTCTGAAAAATTAACACTTCGTTCCATGAAGGATCTTGCCGGGGCTCATGACAGATCATTCACCAGTAATGATATCGGTTCAAAAAGAACCAACTTTGTAACTATGGCCGAAGTAACTCATAAGTTCAACGACCGGTGGACTTCCAGAACATCTTATCAAAGAGGGGAAGCAAATGAAAATGAAGCCATATTTTTAGTTTTAAACTATTTGAATAACAATTCAGTCAGTAGAAGCATACGGCCTTTTGATAGTTATAAAATAACGACTGATAATATTCAACAAAATTTTATCGGAGATTTTAAAATCGGAAAGCTCAGAAATCGCCTGGTAGTGGGAATAGATTATTTCCAGCAGACAAGTAAGAATCAATACCCGATGTTTAAGGTGGGCAGCAGCTCATCCGTTTTTGCCCCGTATCCGTTAAATGGAGTTTTTACAGATAGCTATGGTACACCTGAAGGAAATGATATTGTAATGCTGGATGACAGTTCTCCATGGACTTCCATATCAAGGGATGTCATTAAAAGGCTTCCGAGAAGCGGAACCATGTATGATGTCAATAAAGTAACCACATTCAGTGTATACGCATCCGATGTTCTTAATATTACAGATCATCTATTGGTGATGGCGAGTTTAAGGATGGATAACTATAAAAATAACAATATCATTACAAATGGAGTGGAAGGAAAAGGAAAATATACACAAACTCAATTTGCTCCGAAGTTCGGTTTGGTGTATGAGATCATCAAAAATGAAATTTCATTCTTTGCCAATTATGTAAACGGATTTAAAAACGTAGCACCTACCCGGGACCCCAGGGATAAAAGCGGGAATACCTTTATTGAATATAAACCGGAGCAAGGAAATCAGTTTGAGGCCGGATTTAAGGTAGATCTATTCGGTAAAAAGCTTTTAACAACGGTGAGTTACTATAATATGAAAATCAAAAACCGTCTGATCGCAGATCCGTCAGGAATTTCAGGCCTTTATCTCCAGGATGGAAATATTAAGAATCAGGGGTTTGAAATAGATGTTGTAGCTAATCCGGTTAAAGGATGGAATATCATCGCAGGATATGGATATAATGACAATAAATTTGATGACAGAAGCAGGGATGCCGGAAAAAGAAGTGCATGGACACCCAAACATGTAGCTAATTTTTGGACAAGCTACAAGATTCTTGACGGAACTTATGAAGGACTAGGTTTCGGTGCTGGGTTTAATTTTGTAGATAAAACTTACATTAATATCACCAATCATTTTCTGGCACCGTCATACACTACAGCGGGAGCCACTATTTTCTATGATAAGAAAAAATACAGAATTGGCCTGAAGATGAATAATGCCCTTAATCAGACCTATTGGAATTTCTATGGTCAGCCACAGAAGCCAAGGGAAATCCTGGCCAACTTCGCTTTCAAATTCTAA
- a CDS encoding PepSY-associated TM helix domain-containing protein — MENKKTNLRKKQGKSLTKRITGWLHLWLGLVSGIIVFTVTLSGTIFVFCDEIIDLFGGSAKYVQAPANIKKMTPEQLLVQFHQQVPDRKPFYFDTYKDANRSFRVASATQPPENKNAEKAAKPKGRGPRGVFAYHYLDPYRGKVIGSTKSYEFFYVVAHIHAQLLAGKLGKTVVGIASIIFFIQLVGGLILWWPKKWNKTTRTAAFKIKSGTKWRRRNYDFHNVFGFYSVLPAIFITITGLIMAYKVLSDLTQEAFGGVTDAHKIAEKYEPEFDSQKKSLSYASFVEKSFREFPEARQVRIGIPGKDSTTVYHVVAAQFIGLKSIMNGKRMEINKYTGNEINYPEKVRMHEVIEHTNFDLHVGYWGGMFGKIFTFIIGIICTSLPVTGFLIWWGRRNKSPKKAKEIKNIHQHRKEEHYEQMV; from the coding sequence ATGGAAAACAAAAAAACTAACCTCAGGAAAAAACAAGGAAAATCCCTGACAAAGAGAATTACAGGATGGCTGCATCTCTGGCTGGGACTCGTTTCCGGAATTATTGTATTCACCGTTACCCTTTCAGGAACAATATTTGTCTTTTGTGATGAAATTATTGACCTGTTCGGAGGAAGTGCTAAATATGTTCAGGCCCCGGCTAATATAAAAAAAATGACTCCCGAACAACTTCTTGTTCAGTTTCATCAGCAGGTTCCGGACAGGAAACCTTTTTATTTCGATACTTATAAAGATGCGAACCGGAGTTTCCGGGTGGCCTCTGCAACTCAGCCACCAGAAAATAAAAATGCAGAAAAAGCAGCAAAACCAAAAGGACGTGGTCCCAGAGGAGTATTTGCCTACCACTATCTGGATCCTTATAGAGGAAAAGTGATCGGTTCTACCAAAAGCTATGAATTTTTTTATGTGGTAGCTCATATCCATGCGCAGTTACTGGCTGGGAAATTAGGGAAAACGGTAGTAGGCATTGCTTCTATTATCTTTTTCATTCAGCTGGTAGGCGGTTTGATATTGTGGTGGCCAAAAAAATGGAACAAAACGACAAGGACGGCTGCATTTAAAATCAAATCCGGAACAAAATGGCGCCGCAGGAATTATGATTTTCATAATGTTTTTGGCTTCTATTCAGTATTACCGGCAATATTTATTACCATTACCGGATTGATCATGGCTTATAAAGTTTTGTCAGATCTTACCCAGGAAGCTTTTGGTGGCGTTACAGATGCTCACAAAATTGCTGAAAAGTATGAGCCTGAATTTGATTCTCAGAAAAAATCATTGTCCTATGCCTCTTTTGTAGAAAAAAGCTTTAGAGAATTTCCTGAAGCCAGGCAGGTCAGGATAGGTATCCCGGGAAAAGATTCCACAACAGTATACCATGTGGTGGCAGCTCAGTTTATCGGCTTGAAAAGTATCATGAATGGTAAGAGGATGGAAATCAATAAGTATACAGGAAATGAAATCAATTACCCTGAAAAAGTGAGGATGCATGAAGTGATTGAACATACAAACTTTGATCTCCACGTAGGCTATTGGGGAGGGATGTTCGGGAAAATATTCACTTTCATTATCGGTATAATCTGCACAAGTCTTCCTGTTACAGGATTTCTGATCTGGTGGGGAAGAAGAAACAAATCCCCGAAAAAAGCAAAAGAAATTAAAAATATTCATCAACATAGAAAAGAAGAACACTATGAACAAATGGTTTAA